From the Acidimicrobiales bacterium genome, the window ACGGCCGGGTCCACGCGCTCGACGCCAAGGTGACCCTCGACGACGCCGCGGCGTTCCGCCACCCCGAGTGGGCGGAGTTCGCGAGCTTCGACGAGCTCGACGCGCGCGACCGGCTCGCGAGGGAGAAGGGGCTGCAGTACGTCGGGCTGGACGGCTACGTCGGGATCATCGCCAACGGCGCCGGGCTCGCGATGAGCACGTGCGACGTCGTCGAGCAGGTCGGGGCAGAGCCCGCCAACTTCCTGGACATCGGCGGCGGGGCGAGCGCGGAGCAGATGGCGACGGCGCTCGAGGTCATCAGCAGCGACCCGAAGGTGCGCTCCATCCTCATCAACATCTTCGGCGGGATCACCCGGGGCGAGGAGGTGGCGAACGGGATCGTCCAGGCGCTCGGGCGAGTCGACATCGCTGCCCCGATCGTCGTGCGCCTCGACGGGACGAACGCCGAGGAGGGCCGGGCGATCCTCGCCCGGCACGCCTCGGGCCGCCTGCGCACCTGCGCCACGATGGTCGAGGCGGCGCGCACCGCCGGCGAGCTCGCGAGGGCGGCGCGGTGAGCATCTTCGTCGACCGGGAGACGCGCGTCGTCGTCCAGGGCGTGAGCCCGACGAGCCAGGGCCTCTACCACGCGCTGCGCAACCGCGCCTACGGCACGGCCGTCGTCGCCGGCACGAACCCGCGCCGGGGCGGCGAGGTCATCGAGGGCATCCCCGTCTACGCGACGGTGCGCGAGGCGGTGGCCGAGACCGGGGCGAACGCCTCCTTCATCGCCGTGCCGCCGGCCGGCGCCCCCGGCGCGATCCTCGAGGCCGCCGAGGCCGGGATCCCCTTCGTCGTGTGCATCACCGAGTTCATCCCCGCCAAGGACGAGGCGCTCGTCTTCGCGACGCTGCGGCGTCGGTACCCGGGGACCCGGCTCCTCGGGCCGAACTGCCCCGGCGTGATCAGCCCCGGGCAGGCGAACATCGGCATCACACCGAGCGACATCGCCCTCGGCGGCGGGCCCGTCGGCCTCGTCAGCCGCTCGGGCACCGTGTTCTACCAGGCACTCTACGACCTCACGCAGCACGGGGTCGGCCAGACGACGGGGGTCGGCATCGGCGGCGATCCCGTGCCCGGGACCGGCTTCATCGACGTGCTGGCTGCCTTCGAGGCGGACGAGGAGACGAGGGCCGTGCTCTTGATCGGGGAGATCGGCGGCTCGGAGGAAGAGCGCGCCGCGAGGTTCATCGCCGAGCAGATGACGAAGCCCGTCGTCGCCTACATCGCCGGGGTCACCGCGCCCGAAGGGCGCAAGATGGGGCACGCCGGCGCCATCGTCTCCGGCTCGCACGGCACCGCGCGCGCCAAGATGGAAGCCCTCGCGGCCGCGGGGGTCGAGGTGGCCCAGAACCCGACCGAGGCCGCCGAGCGCATGGTCGAGGTGGTCTCGAAGCTGTAGGTGCAGCAGGCCGCGCCCGGGCAGCGGCTGTCGCAGGTCCTCGCCGCCGCCGGGCGCCTCCGTGCCGCGGCGGGGCCGGTTGCCGGGCGCGAGGCGGCGCCGGCCCCGGCGCCGAGCGTGGGGCGCGGCGGTCGCCTCGCCGCTCGGAGCGGTCG encodes:
- the sucD gene encoding succinate--CoA ligase subunit alpha, coding for MSIFVDRETRVVVQGVSPTSQGLYHALRNRAYGTAVVAGTNPRRGGEVIEGIPVYATVREAVAETGANASFIAVPPAGAPGAILEAAEAGIPFVVCITEFIPAKDEALVFATLRRRYPGTRLLGPNCPGVISPGQANIGITPSDIALGGGPVGLVSRSGTVFYQALYDLTQHGVGQTTGVGIGGDPVPGTGFIDVLAAFEADEETRAVLLIGEIGGSEEERAARFIAEQMTKPVVAYIAGVTAPEGRKMGHAGAIVSGSHGTARAKMEALAAAGVEVAQNPTEAAERMVEVVSKL